A section of the Delphinus delphis chromosome 1, mDelDel1.2, whole genome shotgun sequence genome encodes:
- the ZNF697 gene encoding zinc finger protein 697 yields MEREDKRGVCEAQDSEDKGMDSDFENSEDREGDPEDRGMGSNPHDADKRECHLEQEVGSNPQDEALRGDSEERELVSNICTEGLLSEEEGVALREEDDDQAGVAEMAMFAGLSESVGISRSPQEEGEEEQPPPAVLPWRRHLSLGSRHRGDKPAHRRFRRLHHPMAMDLGELDSLMASIMDAPTICPDCGESFSPGAAFLQHQRIHRLAEAAAAASLEPFGFAGECGGVVGMMGVGVAGAFGAGPALARPPREKPFRCGECGKGFSRNTYLTNHLRLHTGERPNLCADCGKSFSWRADLLKHRRLHTGEKPYPCPECGEAFSLSSHLLSHRRAHAAASGAGPAALRPFACGECGKGFVRRSHLANHQRIHTGEKPHGCGECGKRFSWRSDLVKHQRVHTGEKPYMCSECGETFSVSSHLFTHKRTHSGERPYVCRECGKGFGRNSHLVNHLRVHTGEKPFRCGQCEKRFSDFSTLTQHQRTHTGEKPYTCIECGKSFIQSSHLIRHRRIHTGNKPHKCAGCGKGFRYKTHLAQHQKLHLC; encoded by the exons ATGGAACGAGAAGATAAACGGGGCGTGTGTGAAGCCCAGGACTCAGAAGACAAGGGGATGGACTCTGATTTTGAGAACTCTGAAGACAGGGAAGGGGACCCAGAAGACAGAGGAATGGGCTCTAACCCACATGATGCAGACAAGAGAGAATGCCACCTGGAGCAGGAGGTGGGCTCCAACCCACAGGATGAAGCTCTAAGAGGGGACTCAGAGGAGAGGGAACTAGTGTCTAACATCTGCACAG AGGGGCTGCTGAGCGAGGAAGAAGGGGTTGCTCTCCGTGAGGAAGACGATGACCAAGCTGGAGTAGCTGAGATGGCGATGTTCGCAGGGCTGTCTGAGTCCGTCGGCATTTCCCGGAGCCCCCAagaagagggggaagaggagcAGCCGCCTCCTGCCGTGCTTCCCTGGAGGCGGCACCTCTCCCTGGGGAGTCGACACCGGGGTGACAAGCCCGCCCACCGCCGATTCCGCCGGCTCCACCACCCCATGGCCATGGACCTCGGGGAGCTCGACAGCCTGATGGCCAGCATCATGGACGCGCCCACCATCTGCCCCGACTGCGGGGAGAGCTTCAGCCCGGGCGCCGCCTTCCTGCAGCACCAGCGCATTCACCGCCTGGCGGAGGCCGCCGCGGCCGCCAGCCTGGAGCCCTTCGGCTTCGCTGGCGAGTGCGGCGGGGTGGTGGGGATGATGGGCGTGGGCGTGGCGGGGGCCTTCGGGGCGGGGCCCGCGCTGGCCCGGCCCCCGCGCGAGAAGCCCTTCCGCTGCGGGGAGTGCGGCAAGGGCTTCAGCCGCAACACCTACCTGACCAACCACCTGCGGCTGCACACGGGCGAGCGGCCCAACCTGTGCGCCGACTGCGGCAAGAGCTTCAGCTGGCGCGCCGACCTGCTCAAGCACCGGCGCCTGCACACGGGCGAGAAGCCCTACCCGTGCCCCGAGTGCGGCGAGGCCTTCAGCCTCAGCTCGCACCTGCTGAGCCACCGGCGGGCGCACGCGGCGGCCAGCGGCGCGGGGCCGGCGGCGCTGCGGCCCTTCGCCTGCGGGGAGTGCGGCAAGGGCTTCGTGCGCCGTTCGCACCTGGCCAACCACCAGCGCATCCACACGGGCGAGAAGCCGCACGGCTGCGGCGAGTGCGGCAAGCGCTTCAGCTGGCGCTCGGACCTGGTGAAGCACCAGCGCGTGCATACGGGCGAGAAACCCTACATGTGCTCCGAGTGCGGGGAAACCTTCAGCGTCAGCTCTCACCTCTTCACGCACAAGCGCACGCACTCGGGTGAGCGGCCGTACGTGTGTCGCGAATGCGGCAAGGGCTTCGGGCGCAACTCGCACCTGGTGAACCACCTGCGCGTGCACACGGGCGAGAAGCCCTTCCGTTGCGGCCAGTGCGAGAAGCGTTTCAGCGACTTCTCCACGCTCACGCAGCACCAGCGCACGCACACGGGCGAGAAGCCGTACACGTGCATCGAGTGCGGCAAGAGCTTCATCCAGAGCTCGCACCTGATCCGCCACCGCCGCATCCACACGGGCAACAAGCCGCACAAGTGCGCCGGCTGTGGCAAGGGCTTCCGCTACAAGACGCACCTCGCGCAGCACCAGAAGCTGCACCTGTGCTAG